A window from Gossypium raimondii isolate GPD5lz chromosome 7, ASM2569854v1, whole genome shotgun sequence encodes these proteins:
- the LOC105803666 gene encoding probable E3 ubiquitin-protein ligase XERICO, protein MGLSSLPSPSEGMLCILLVNTALSISVIKGILRSILHVVGIHLSSLSPSPDSIENESFDFQFSTSEFYIEEFRSRTPAIQFDTLCSCKRAENDCPVCLSEFEPKSEINRLSCGHLFHKVCLEKWLNYLKVTCPLCRTPLLPEEESCCLG, encoded by the coding sequence ATGGGTCTCTCAAGTCTGCCATCTCCGTCAGAAGGAATGCTATGTATACTGTTGGTAAACACAGCTTTATCCATATCTGTAATTAAAGGCATACTTCGATCCATCCTTCACGTTGTCGGTATCCATCTCTCGTCGCTATCACCATCCCCGGATTCCATCGAAAATGAATCATTTGATTTCCAGTTCAGTACATCTGAATTTTACATTGAGGAGTTCCGGAGTAGGACGCCGGCAATTCAATTTGACACTTTATGCAGTTGCAAGCGAGCCGAGAATGACTGTCCGGTCTGCCTGTCTGAGTTTGAGCCTAAATCGGAGATTAACCGATTGTCTTGCGGCCATCTCTTTCACAAGGTGTGCTTGGAAAAAtggttgaattatttgaaagttactTGCCCTCTTTGCAGGACTCCTCTGCTGCCGGAAGAAGAGAGTTGCTGCTTGGGGTGA
- the LOC105778031 gene encoding LOW QUALITY PROTEIN: uncharacterized protein LOC105778031 (The sequence of the model RefSeq protein was modified relative to this genomic sequence to represent the inferred CDS: inserted 1 base in 1 codon; substituted 4 bases at 4 genomic stop codons) yields MASLEIIAVKAHXFLTEESWDTSKXIFDTNMLEASKEWIEAYGGNSLLKTIYKALDXVVKLSECEXYSYNPDSDADPFLEKXSIWLFSFFFYNRKLKRVVSLSFCCLSNLVVDRFAADYLSCEEDGEIFDNMDI; encoded by the exons ATGGCTTCCTTGGAGATTAT TGCAGTTAAAGCACACTAGTTCTTAACAGAGGAAAGCTGGGATACTTCTAAATAGATTTTTGATACCAACATGCTTGAAGCGTCGAAG GAATGGATCGAGGCATATGGGGGCAATTCACTCCTCAAAACAATTTATAAGGCTCTAGATTAG GTTGTGAAACTCTCAGAGTGCG ATTATAGTTATAATCCAGACTCTGATGCAGATCCCTTTCTGGAGAAATGATCAAT ATGGTTATTCAGTTTCTTCTTCTACAATAGGAAACTAAAGCGTGTAGTGAGTTTAAGCTTTTGCTGCTTAAG TAACTTAGTGGTTGATCGTTTTGCTGCTGACTACTTGTCTTGCGAGGAAGATGGTGAAATATTTGATAACATGGATATATGA